GTTCTGCATGAGACTTGTGAAATTGGTGTACCACTTTCGCCCAAGAGCAAGGTTGTCTGCGAAAAGTTCTAAAGCAATACTCGGCACAATGAAGCCGCTTGCTTCTTCTCCCTTCTTCGATTTGCTTTGCACAACTCGGTTCGGCAGCGAGTGCTTGATGAGATCATAGATTTGCAACTTGTCTTCAGAGCTTAAATCAACAGTGATTGCGGCAGTCCGCGTTTTTTGCTGAGTTGACCAGGGAACTGTGCCAAGGGTGATGACTTTGCATTGCTTACATTCTAAAGTGCGAAGTTGCTCCCGCGCTGTTGAGATCAACCTGAAAGCTGCGTCTCCGGTTCCGCAAGCGGTCAAGTCTAGCAGAGTCGCAGATCGGAGATTGCGCCGAATGGAAGCGTAAGTTTCAAGACTGTTTATCTCAGGAATAACGATTGCAAAACGTGCCTTCTGCGCGTGAATTGTTGAACGTAGATTGAAGTAAAAGCAGCCCACAGGAGCGAACAGTAATAACAAAGCGCGTTGTGGAGATTCTTCGAGTGCGGTATCTGATGTGAATGCCGTGTGACGAACAACTCCACCGGGAGCCAGCCAGCCAGCAAGTTTAACGCTCTTTGCCCACTCGTCTTTATCGCAAAAATCGCTAGCCGCTTTTTGATGACTATATTCTTCAAGTTTCGCATAATTAAGCAACACAGGAATCTCATCAACTATGAAAGTGTGCTGGTACTGACCTTTTATAGTCTTGCGTGTTTTTCCGTGTTGAAGAAAGGTGCCAAGCACACTTTGATGAATAACGGATTTTGCTTCGGGGCTAGGTTTAGCGGGGCGTAATCCGGCAAACTCAATCATTTGTGATTTGTCTCCTTGAGTATCAATACCGAAGGCTTCGGGCAACAACCAATCTAACAAACGCTGTGGTGTGCCTTCCCAATTGATCTCGATGCCATGAGCATCCAACTTAGGTGGGTACTCAATCCAATCAGGCCAATCTATTTTGTCGTCTTCTACGTCTCTAATCAGCGCATCGAGAGTCATCCATAATCCGGCTAATC
This genomic window from Acidobacteriota bacterium contains:
- the cas8a1 gene encoding type I-MYXAN CRISPR-associated Cas8a1/Cmx1, with translation MNQTLKLQMNEPGLSSLHRAGLAGLWMTLDALIRDVEDDKIDWPDWIEYPPKLDAHGIEINWEGTPQRLLDWLLPEAFGIDTQGDKSQMIEFAGLRPAKPSPEAKSVIHQSVLGTFLQHGKTRKTIKGQYQHTFIVDEIPVLLNYAKLEEYSHQKAASDFCDKDEWAKSVKLAGWLAPGGVVRHTAFTSDTALEESPQRALLLLFAPVGCFYFNLRSTIHAQKARFAIVIPEINSLETYASIRRNLRSATLLDLTACGTGDAAFRLISTAREQLRTLECKQCKVITLGTVPWSTQQKTRTAAITVDLSSEDKLQIYDLIKHSLPNRVVQSKSKKGEEASGFIVPSIALELFADNLALGRKWYTNFTSLMQNKETYKLVKFEKEGLNKVVKNVNLELPEKVIVEACHEALRYRYGQISSRAKRERADLKSLFEREYEKLRVGLARCKSSSALRKELTDFWSRAGQLKTLQENWSAVIPMFTEQNWSRARDLALLALASYKRPETQTESSDNQGGEQT